TTTTGTTTCtgggtttctttttaaaattgaCTGCTTGGCGTACTCTtcctgtacatgtttaagtAGTATTTTCTTTCCATAAGATatcctcctgctttcttttacaaTAATCTTTGAGAAACTAAAAAGGTACATATGTTGTTTAGACGGGAGATTCAGCTTTAcaaggataaaaaaacaacaatacaaactCCCAGTTCAAAGGTCGTCCAGactctcctgcatgtcattccccactctctctctctccccaatttctgacttcatccactgtcccatcttgAAATAAAGACAAGTGTACATCATGCAAGAgacgacaaaaacaaacacaaaaagagacagcagctgaaatgaagcgtttcaggcagaggctgacaATTAGGGTTTTTTCCTGACTCCAGCATCAGATTaataaggaggttttttgagctacacatctcacaaagCTTCTCAACAGGcgtcccagactgacatcattaatggtgAAAGCGAGTTTAAAAGATCTCCTTTAACTTTGGTCCAACATAGATGAAACTTATCTTTGGGTTAGAAATCTTGATCTTTGAATAATACGATTATGTGCCActattttcttaaaataaatatttctcctTGCTTGCTGTAGTAATAGTTGGTTCATGAGTCACATATTGAGCTTCAGGTTTGTTACACATCGAGTTCATCTGGGAAGCCGTTAGCTGAACACATTGTGCGTATGGTAAAAGTGAAACCTCATTTCCTTGAAAGGAAACAATACGCTCACCTCGGGACCCACAATGTTACAAGCACTCACTCACGACTACATTTGTACTCAGTATGTGTGAACATGCATGTTTTaaccctgtctctctctgtgtatgtgtgtggttttcGTATACGTCGACCTGTTTGGGACCAGAGTACGTCGTGTAATTTAGATCACAGCTCATTCTCTGGTTTGGAACCGAGGGCTGCTTCTTCTTTTGTAGACCGGTGAGtaatttttcacgacagaaaaacttttaaaagaaaattgatTTCATGACATTATTCAATCATAATGgctgatatgtgtgtgtgtctgtgtgtgtgtgtgtgtgtgtgtgtgtgtgtgttcttttagaAGCTGTTTGCCTAACTGCAGTGATGAATAAGTTCGTCCTCCACCTTTTGGCTCCTCTGTTGCTGCTTCTCTGGATGCAGCCTGCGGGCTCCAACAAGGTGAGTGGTTTGTTCAAACTTGTTAAATTTGAACCTCTCGAGAATCTCTAGAAATCCATTAAACTAGATTTAATAGAATAATCTTAATTTCGAGATAAGAACATGAGACAAACTACTTCCTAGAGTAAGATCAGTAATTCGCTGTTAGGAGTTCTTGCAGACTTTAATCGTCAGTGTTAATTTTGAAACTGCTTCAGTGATGGCTTCAATTTACAGAACAGGAGGTTGCCGCTTTGGGAACAATTGGCACAAAAATGGAGAAGATTTAGTGGCAAAATTGGAGGACAAAAGGGAAGGAGAGGCAGGAGGTGTTATctgatgaatacaaaaaaaaaggaattaaaaaaatgagagGGGGAGAAGGATCAGTCTCTCCTCACCTACCCGAGCATCTGTAGCCTGTCAGAGCTGCTTGACAACAAtatgcactctctctctctctctctctctctctctctctctctcgtttgtctactttaaaaacaaagacgaGCGAACAATGGGAGAGATTTACATGCGCACATGCATACACAATGCAGTGCTGCCATGATAAATGTTTGTCTCTGCAATCTGCAGCCTCTGTGACCCACATGAAGAGGATCCCTTCCTCTGTGTATACTGGCACTCACTGAACAAAACATATCAACCTCACACCTTCAAGCACAAGCAAACACCTGCAGCACTTTCAGTGTTGCATCATtagttatctttttatttatttattaaagatgttttgggggtttttatgccttcattttagagataggacagtggctagagtcagaaatcggggagagcgtgtgaggggaatgacatgcgggaaagtagccacaggccGGGCTGTCTGATCTCGAGGACTTTAgcgtctgtacatggggtgtgcacaCCCCAGTTATTTGAAAGACAGTAGTAATAAAGACTGATCCAGGACTTACAATGGAACAGTTTCTTCAGTATTCATCAGTCATGgtgagttgtgtttttacagagtgaacatttcttctttctttcccctctAGGTCGGTTACATCTTCAGTCAACGCGAGCCTGCTGGTGCCGTCCCGCTGAGCATGGTTAAAGATTCTGTCGATGACATGTACGCTTCCTGCCAAGCACAGATGAGTCACAAGGTCAAGactaaatacttcaagaaagAGAACAAAGGGATCTTCCAAAGGGAATGGCAATCAGCTGACAAGTGTGTAAAGAGGTGCAAGAGCATACAGGACAAACAAGATGAGGCTCTAACTGAGGAACATTTTCAAGCTATCTGTGTCTACACAGCTGGAACACGAGAAAAACTGTATGAACGATTCAACGCTGCAGTCCGAACTAACAGATCCGAATATACCACCACCTTCCAGTTTCACTCTTTACATTTCTGGCTTACATCTGCCATTCAGATActtaaaaagaatgaaaaatgcCTCACCAGTTACCGCAGATCCGGCACCCAGTTCACTGGCAAACCCAACCAAATGATTCGGTTTGGTTCGTTTGCCTCCAGCTCTCTCAATCCAGAACTGACTAACTTTGGTACCGAGACCTGCTTCCAAATTCAGACCTGTCACGGTGCTTACCTGAAAAAATATCCTCGCctacaagacaaagaaaaagaggtgCTTATCCCCCCCTATGAGATGTTTAAGATCCAGAAGAAGATCCAGAAGAAGATCCAGAAGTATGAAGGAAAACTGAGTGACTGTAAGGTCGTGTACGTCTTGAAGAGTCTCGGAATTTACAGCAATCTTAACTGCAAAGCTGCAAAAGTAGATGAGTGATTCTCAAACAGAATTTCAAGTGCATTCATTTTACTTCCCATATATTTGTACGTATAAAAGGAAAGTGACTAATGTTTACCTTGATGTTGAAGCACAGCGAAAACATTAAAAGATTTACATCAACATGTGTtctttgaattgtattttacataaCATGACCTTAAGcaggtctctccctctctccccacaGAGCAGCAGGTCGACATAGAGGGACCGTCTCAAGAAGCATGATCtgtcaatcaggagagacttaagtAAGAGTTAATTATTaacagtttaggaaaagataaatgtgtAATTAGTggtcatgatgacttcatgcactcagaggggtAGCAGGGccaacagcaggataggatacacCCCCTCCCCCTGGAGTCTAGacccctggtggtggtggtgatagaagaatgtAGGATGTGATGAcaagtgggtttctgaggctggatctgaactctgctgcacTGGAATTGAGGTGACCGAGCCAGAGGACGGTCACAGGTCTATTAGTAATACAGCGGACATTGTCATAGGGACATGAGGGACGTGCAGCTCTTATTCttctcagcacacaaacacttcatgcaaacactcccgagtgcacagccagcacttgtctttttttttgctgggaaaaaaacactaggtTGTCAGTGGGCCTTGATGATGTTCTTCTATATCGTCACCCATGGAATCCCTCATATCTGTTGTGCACAGAAAGCTTGCACGTATCTCACAGTGATAGCGTGCAGATGAGTTTGTTTCAAAAGGGTTAACTGCACACAGGTGGGAACTGTGTCATCACTTGTCTGGTAAAAAGCCACCTCACTTCCTTTAACAACCACAGAATGCTCACAGCAAAACCCTGCCTCATGCACATGAGAAAGACAATAACCTGCAAGCTACAGCCCACTAAAACATGTCAAGCACACGGGCTGCGGTTTAAAGCTGACTGCATGGCTTTTCAACTGTTTGCAGGGAGTTGGTTTCTTGACTTACATTAGTAAGGGGAAAAATGGGGATCTTTGTAACTACCAAGGTTAAAGTTAGCCTTCCTCCACAGAAATAAACTCTATTATACTTTAACTTTATTAGCCTCTTAGCTGTTTCTGCAATTAATGTTGAGTTTAAGATCACACAGCTAGTCATAGCTATCATGTCACATCACACTGCCCACCTGAGAGCAAGAAAAGCTCTCTACCACTGAGAAGTTCTTGGGCTCAGTTTCCACTTATGTGTCttcatcagttttatttttacatttttcaaatgaagtaaagttgttgttgaatgtgatAACACTTACTAACGGACGAGGAGACAAGCCCGGGTTGTTCTTCCACAACATTTAATCTGAGACAGAAAACCCAAGAGACGCTCCGCTGTCCCTGTGAGGGAACAAAAGAACCGactcctcctcatcctgacatcaaAGATTGTGTGAACTTGATCTAAATATTCCTGACTTTAATGAACATCACTGCCTCAGAACACTGACAGTGACAGCAGACTGTGATCCTGATACAATCACCAGGTAACGTTAACGAGCTAATGTAGCTAATTAGCCCCCACTGATGCTCTGATGATGAAGAATTTCTTGCCCTTTACTTCCTAAACAGCAGTACTATGGactataaaatacataaaactgtCCGTATGAGTGAAGACATTCATCGTACAGCGGTGTAAGGAGACAGATTCTCCTCTAAACACAAGCAAACATCAGTGAAGTGACATTCTGGTGTTGAATGAAAATTACTGAAAAAATATCTTATCTCTCAGTTTTTTCATTCATAATATTCGGGCCTTTGTGTGTGAGGTGCATGTCTCTaaagtgtaaaccagaatttccctcaggggattaataaagtatatcaaaataaaaaataaaaagtcacacTTGCGAGGTTGTTGAAACACAACTCCCTAGTGTCCTACATCCGacatgagagagaaaatgagaggttAAAACTCTGGTTTTAAACATGCAGTATGGCCTGTCTTGGTTGAAAGCCCACTCACCACGACAAGGTGCAGGCCGAGAGTAGGAACATATAACACGGGACAAACGTACAAGAAACTATACAGCACGGGACAtgtagaaatgaaaagaaaaaacaccacaacaaTGGAAAACATATGTACAGTTACTGAACCTGAGGGTGAGCAAAGGGGACaaaattaacaacaaaataaatcaggaaataTAGGAATAGTCTGTTAAACAACCCCACTCTTAACTCCAAAACTTTAACTATGAACTCCACAGATTTATCTACCATATAACAACGAGGTAACAGTAACACTTTCCCCACAGCAAAATTAACAATCAAGTCCAAAATAAGTAACTCACATTTTAATCAAACCCTAAAATCCAAACATGTGTTGATGAACTCTGTAATACAAACGATGTACATAATAACTAAAATGAATGATCACTGATCATGATTAAGAGATCAACATCATCTTAGGCCCCGTTCATGCAGGCTCTAAAAGATACTGACCAGTCGTTCATGTGCTCAGTTTTTATCTGACATGGGCTTTAAGTCGTGAAGTTTAAACTGCGCTTTCTCTGTAAAGGCTCTACGTACAATTTCAAGAAtgatattttcagtttgtcttgGAGTAGCATCCCAGCATATTTTTAATGGAAAACTTGGGCCCCGTTCATGCAGACTCCAACTGATAATCATCTACGTAATCAGTGGCGTTCATTTCAGTAAGAACTCAGGCCCCGAGTTcaattgttgttttaatttcagcTCTGTACATTCAAGATTTCGTTCCCCTTGAGACGACGTGCACTTGCTTATCTTCAGcatggaaaataaatatctcATGTCCATGAGGTCCAAATTGGCACCAAGTTTTGAGATGGTCCATCACATGTCAATGACACAACCCTAACACTGATCGCAGGAAGCCTAATTAAGCTCTCTCGGATGATGTTTGCTCTCTCGTCCCGTCATGCTGTAGATCAGGAAGTAAGCAAAGGGAATCTTCCAAGACGCATTAATTGCAACAACAATGAGGACCAATGCTTGTGTTGCAATATCATTTTCAATTTCACCAGCCCTGATGTCAACATGACAAACGTGAATTTGGTGCCCCCCAAACTCAGTCTGCTTTTGAATCATCCATCATAAATGAGCAAACTGTGTCCTTACCTAATCCCTTCTGATCAGAAACATGACTTTTTAGAGCTGTGAAAGAAGCAACAGTAAATCCAGGATCTGCAGAGATGCTAGTCACCATTTTGTTATGGTTTGTGGATGAGGCAAAGCCAAAAGAAACTTCTCTCTGACATAGTCGTAGGGACTTTGGAGACTAGCTGTGCAGTGTTGTAGCGATTTGTTTGAAAGATCTATCTGGGAACATCTTCAAGACCAGATAGAAGAGAGGCATCATTCAGATGAAATTAGAAGTTTCTTCTGAAGCACTTCAAGTAAACCTTTCATGGAAGAAACGTTTGCCTTCGATCTTCTTGTGTGCTGGCTTTTCAATCTCAGCTTTTTTTGAGCTGCACACAGCCTTACTTCTGCAGCATGAGAAGTAAGAGAATGAGGAATACGAGAGTGAGAAAGAGTGATCGCCCTGAGATAAGCTACTAAGCTGTTTTGGCCTAATGCATGAGTGATGTAAGGCTGCCCAATTTTTGCTCTGATTTTTTTGCGTTGATGGCTGCTACCTAGACCAACATCTTCCCCTGCATTTGCTGTCAGCGTAATATCATCATCATTCATGCCATCTTGAGCAACAAAGGCTTGTTGAGGTTGCTCTGATCATCAATGAGATTTACGACACTGCTACCATCATCTACATCTGCAACCTCCTCACCACTACTTAAAACAATTATGCCCTTGTCACTTACCTCATTTGTACTTACCACCAAGCATTTTCCTCCTGGCCCTTGGTTTTTGTCCTCAAAGAAGATGAAAATGGTAGACACAGCAGTGTTCTTCAGACATGTCCTCCGctattaaaatgtcaaaacaaaaaggaaaaaataatttagacagaAAATAGCAGTTATCCATTAAATTTGTGCATTTTCTTTAACCATTTGTGTGTAAGACTGCATTTATAAATTctacagtgtactacccagacaacaaaagGTACAGTATTAGGTAATCAACATTgaaattattctttttattacCAGATTGTAATCATGCAATTTTCAGCTCCCTCACTCACAGAATGATATTCCACATACAATTGCCACAGATGACATTAAGCATTTTATTGTGGATACTATAGTACTTCATCAGTTTAAAATCAATAAGTTTCTTTGTTAATAATAAGATTAAAAAGATCTCTGTACCCTGGAGTCAGTGCCAAGGTGACAGCTTTCAAAGTGTTCACTGCACAGACGAGAGGTTTTGTTAGGAGTCCAGTTCTGTCTTCTCATGTCGAGCATCCACTGGTTCAGCCTATCTGGATCACAGAGGAAAACTATTTACAGGAAAAATGTGTTAACACGTATGTCAGTCCAACTTGTTCACAtacatcttaacatgaaacaaatactacttcaattatttaaatagtTAACAGGTCCTGAACTCTCTGTGCTTTTGTACAGAACATGTTTAACTTTCTCTTAAAAATAGCAATAACTTAAGACATTATTGTTGAAACAGACTTGCACataataaatacacaaagtttgttttttaatgtcaacatttatgtggagtataacattcatcataacgtgggataatcatatttacagtctgtgattaACCACTGTGGTGGGCCTTTAGTTTctaaaaatcacacaaactcattcttTTCAACAtattaacaacaaacatttctgaattACTTTTTAACCCATTTTAATAGTCCTGGGTCATAGCCTTGGTTTTTGCGTGTGTCCCGCTCCGTCACCGCACCATCACTCCATATGGATCCAAGAAGAACTACTCTCGCGAGATTCTGCTCAGAGACGGGGAAGAGTGGGCGGGACTAATTTTAGATTGGCTAGTTTAGTCAAAATGACATTAAGATTGACAGGTGGTTTGACCGGTCACATATGTTTTGTAGCATTATATACACAAAattacggtggctgggaagtgcaaagcaaaatcacaaagtgtgaaacacttttacaacatttgatacaaatttacattttaaaaaacattttttgcatttttattcaacaaaatgatatgtaccaaatgcaggaagtgacctagaagtgattgagtgaggggtcattttgtttgttttgttttgacatttttaatgccGTTTCGGtgccaaattaaatgtattatagtCACGAGTAGTGGGATAGCTGGCTGTCTTGGTTCCAGGTGCCAACTTCTAGATATAAGGATTGGTGAAAAATCAAGGAAAGATTTGAATGGGGCACCTAATTCTGTTCCAAGTTTCCTACTTGTTGTtgcgacttgagcaggtgttcacgtgcattttacaactcggaaactcgtttttccgatgtgtccgacgcCACATTAATGCAGCAGTAAACTCACCtgtctgtcattggctggagaaaacacacaagctccccgcccagaaacgtcccgagtcactTATtgttactttattgatcccaaactgggaaattgtggtgttacaacagcatgttatcagagcaaataaaacaatataagaatagacacatagtaaataagcacttaaaatataaaaaataagaataggaagagatttatacatcaaggatttaacttaacactCCTACTggtttaaaacaatgaaaaatgaaatacaacatttatttaggcttgtcaactgaatgtaaaaatacttgctggaggtaagagatgtaagTTTGCAAAAACAATGACGACAGTGGTAAATATGCAATAACGATATAGGGTGTTAGagccatttgtgtgttcagtatgtatgtgtgctctgtggTAGTTCCTTGTGGTCACAGTAGGGGGCACATTCACTTTGGTGTTGGGAAGGTtacaagtagaagaagagttaatcacggacaggtgagcagcccaccgtgagaggcacacagtttttgaccgctgttaaaatgtatcatgaatggaacatttatcctggctttgttttacattcaagtTATAATGGAATAAGTGTATGTAAACGACCAGAATATGTATTGTAAATGAACGATTCAGATAAACCCGTTTGAGTGTGACAGCACAGAGTTGATTGAATTATTGCCACGAAACACGGAAACAACGTGTCAATTAAGTACGGTAGGCTATCAGCCCCTCAGTGGCTCAAACTTTCGAAAAGCAAGATCAAGCCACTACATAGGGGGTTACCCAGAGCTGTGCAAATTCGTGGTTGTGCAATCAAAGATATatatgttaaagtgcaggagtgtagatacGTTATCAGTTGAAACTATTCACTATAATGATGAGTCAGACAATGTCGTTAACTTAAATGTAAGGATAGTGTGTCAATTTTACAAGTAGCAtgagcagaacagattacagtatggagagacagatattatcatgatgatgACATTTCTCTGCTCGCAAAAGGTGAGCTGTTGTAAAGGGTTATGGCCTTTGGTAGGAAAGATTtcctgtatctgtccttgtgacagcttGTGACAGCTAGAGTCTGCTCATCCCCTTCTTGTACACAGTCTGAGTGTTGGCCTTCCAGTTCAGTCTGTCATCTATGTTGACACCCGTtacttgtactcctccaccacagacacatcctctCTCAGAATACACAGTGGTAGTGGTGGCGTTGTTTTCTTCCTTCTGAAGTCAATCACCAATAGCctaaggccgtgttcacactggacttcttttttcagaaaaaaagcgctttcagcgccttttgagcgcttatgtgcgagtgttctgtaaccttaacaacgGGATCTAGTCTGCGGTGCAACCGCGCCAGAGCCGGCCGGAGCACAACGCATCaattagcacagaaaagaacaaacgggacgggaagtcagacaccgatacaacattaaaacatccggtttattttcagaataaaactctccgttttgacggttcagaaaaacgaccgtttgtttgtgtgtttatgtgtttataaggtttttattgagttttataccacgatCATTGTATAATCTGTTAAATTACCGCGGAAATTCCTTTTTCTccgtactccagctgtccggctgtgctctccgtgctgcggactgagaacgcagccggtgggtgttgacggatgaggatgcACGGTCCCATaacggaccggagcggacacgcaatgcacacatatctggtggaagtttgccgTTTTTGGGCACcggtaactagggacgtaggttactacttgtcctgattggtcagctgtcagaaaggcgcttgacgtcacccagcgctgAAAAGTTGAtctaattcaactgaaaaaggcatcgggcgcag
This window of the Labrus mixtus chromosome 2, fLabMix1.1, whole genome shotgun sequence genome carries:
- the LOC132985495 gene encoding ecto-ADP-ribosyltransferase 4-like, with the protein product MNKFVLHLLAPLLLLLWMQPAGSNKVGYIFSQREPAGAVPLSMVKDSVDDMYASCQAQMSHKVKTKYFKKENKGIFQREWQSADKCVKRCKSIQDKQDEALTEEHFQAICVYTAGTREKLYERFNAAVRTNRSEYTTTFQFHSLHFWLTSAIQILKKNEKCLTSYRRSGTQFTGKPNQMIRFGSFASSSLNPELTNFGTETCFQIQTCHGAYLKKYPRLQDKEKEVLIPPYEMFKIQKKIQKKIQKYEGKLSDCKVVYVLKSLGIYSNLNCKAAKVDE